A window of Pirellula sp. SH-Sr6A contains these coding sequences:
- a CDS encoding PQQ-dependent sugar dehydrogenase gives MKRKRIMTRALSMRCTLAICIVLSWVGLAISQGTGSIREDEYYSITTFETPPGAVLEIGAMQWMSDGRLAVATRRGEIWMVRDPLAPQVKASQFVRFAHGLHEPLGLAEKDGWLYVTQRSDVSRLRDRDADGVADDFEVVADGWEINGDYHEYAFGSKFDRDGNLWVALCLTGSFGSDVPFRGWALRVTEDGETIPTTYGLRSPGGIGFNAKGDVFYTDNQGPWNGTCGLKQLVPGKFVGHPGGNKWIRDAKPFQGVTPVQPLDNSRMAIEAAKHQDLVPTAVLFPYNKMGQSASGIVCDKSGGKWGPFVDQLFVGDQTHSTLMRVDLEVVDGVYQGACFPFRGGFGSGVVGMEMGPNGSVFVGGTNRGWGSRGPKDFALERLDWTGKTPFEIKTMRLTPQGFKLEFTEPVDPVAAGDLSQYAMETYTYIYREQYGSPEVDHTKPTLSAVRVSADGKEVELDVEGLQIGHVHELRIGAAMRSAAGKPLLHREAYYTLNRRK, from the coding sequence ATGAAGAGAAAGAGAATCATGACGCGAGCGCTCTCGATGCGATGCACCTTGGCCATTTGCATAGTGCTCAGCTGGGTCGGCCTTGCCATCTCGCAAGGGACAGGGAGCATTCGCGAAGACGAGTACTATTCGATCACAACCTTCGAAACACCACCGGGTGCCGTACTCGAGATCGGGGCGATGCAGTGGATGAGCGACGGCAGGCTGGCCGTGGCGACCCGCCGCGGCGAGATTTGGATGGTCCGTGACCCTCTAGCGCCGCAGGTCAAAGCCTCGCAGTTTGTTCGCTTCGCGCACGGATTGCACGAACCGCTTGGTTTGGCGGAAAAGGATGGTTGGCTTTACGTAACACAACGCAGTGACGTATCGCGTTTGAGAGACCGTGACGCTGATGGCGTTGCGGACGATTTCGAAGTCGTTGCGGATGGTTGGGAGATCAACGGTGACTACCACGAGTATGCGTTCGGGTCCAAATTCGACCGGGATGGCAATCTCTGGGTCGCGTTGTGCTTGACCGGATCTTTTGGAAGCGATGTCCCGTTTCGGGGCTGGGCCCTGCGAGTGACAGAGGATGGAGAGACCATTCCGACCACCTACGGATTGCGATCCCCAGGAGGTATCGGCTTCAATGCAAAAGGAGATGTCTTCTACACAGACAATCAAGGCCCCTGGAACGGGACATGTGGTCTCAAACAGTTGGTACCTGGAAAGTTTGTAGGACATCCTGGTGGCAACAAATGGATTCGGGACGCAAAACCCTTTCAAGGAGTTACACCGGTGCAGCCACTTGATAATAGCCGTATGGCGATCGAAGCGGCCAAGCACCAGGACTTGGTCCCCACCGCTGTGTTATTTCCCTACAACAAGATGGGTCAATCGGCGAGCGGGATTGTGTGCGACAAGAGCGGTGGAAAATGGGGTCCCTTTGTCGATCAGTTGTTCGTGGGAGACCAGACGCATAGCACGCTGATGCGAGTCGATCTAGAAGTCGTGGACGGTGTTTATCAAGGAGCTTGTTTTCCGTTTCGCGGAGGATTTGGTTCCGGTGTGGTCGGAATGGAAATGGGGCCGAATGGTTCGGTCTTTGTCGGCGGGACCAACCGGGGTTGGGGCTCGCGCGGCCCGAAGGACTTTGCGTTGGAACGATTGGATTGGACGGGCAAGACCCCTTTTGAGATCAAAACGATGCGACTCACTCCGCAAGGTTTCAAGCTTGAATTTACCGAGCCTGTCGACCCAGTTGCAGCAGGAGACCTCAGCCAATACGCCATGGAGACCTATACCTACATCTACCGCGAGCAGTATGGCAGCCCCGAAGTCGATCATACAAAGCCGACCCTTAGCGCGGTCCGTGTCTCCGCGGACGGCAAGGAGGTTGAATTGGACGTGGAGGGACTGCAGATTGGGCACGTGCATGAATTGAGAATCGGAGCAGCGATGCGGTCGGCGGCTGGAAAACCATTGCTGCATCGTGAAGCCTATTACACGCTGAACCGACGCAAATAA
- the rpmG gene encoding 50S ribosomal protein L33 — MAKSKKKKETTFLVCQETGDINYVMLRKPGGEKLQLKKYSPRLRRVTLHIEKRK; from the coding sequence ATGGCTAAGAGCAAAAAGAAAAAGGAAACGACGTTCCTCGTTTGCCAAGAAACCGGGGACATCAATTACGTGATGTTGAGAAAGCCAGGGGGTGAGAAGTTGCAGCTGAAGAAATACAGCCCACGTCTTCGCCGCGTGACGCTTCACATCGAAAAGCGCAAGTAA
- a CDS encoding Ig-like domain-containing protein, whose translation MAPVERSPLQDHSLSEARNWFRALLRRVLDDGSTRTTRPIHFEPLETRQLMASDFYSSAAGYSNGLDSSAFGDSAYYTSGVMDSSSLVGEGEDAPNLVEFAKALQQAGVRFFGADWCPLCTEQKNLFQDGKNYLPFIEMTNPDRTRNATAISENVTEYPTWEFANGTRVTGVQTLAQLSALSGVAIPSGSDPTIVEIPNQTVLNGSPLHVPIDAYDPNGGPLTITVQSSNPSVIAAEMVTNQKSLRLNINGYGEMVFRLFADEAPRPVSRIEQLVNSGFYNQSGSNKIIFHRVIDNFVLQAGDPTGTGSGGSTLADFDDQFDFDLQHNRTGILSYAKSADDTNDSQFFITEGAQRHLDFNHSIFGQLVEGDAVREGISRTQVSNSRPVNEISINSAEIFNDTENGMIRLRALANTGTSTITVTVTDSTGRSSTRTFTATAGADTANGGPFLSDITVPASIVAGQATTVQLQGNDVEGDAVYYDATRVGSVNYTFNINNDTGLLTVTPPANYTGQLQISVGVRAKTGTPTTQDTFDTQLLTFNVVANNLSAPTSVDLLANSDTGSSDSDNTTSAPTMEFVVNGTAAGATVNLRVGNDIVGTAVATGSTTTITTALVAQLGAGTRSIVATQTLNGVTTSPSPALSLTYDNTPPAAIPTNQLPTNVNLGSTLTYDLAHPEEGQGLRYVLENAPAGLSINATTGVMTWTPSQSQLGPQTASLRLTDTAGNSQVQQVAINVAEAAKISVQLLPVDSQGNVLTSLSLGQEFFLRVVVNDLRNTGSPAGDGVFSAYMDIQYDASRIELVGDQPIEYSNTFGNGRTTPSTSTAGLIDELGAFSSFTVGPGRDPQVLAAIRMRAKASGQALFSANPAEGASRGFSIFKVDGAIDSALVNFIPTNVSVAQNFTAVNDTYNFNEDSTNNTLNVLANDTIVAGSGAVLTIQSVGATSNGGTVTIASNGQSLTYAPAANFNGQETFTYTVRDQSGALGTATVTVQVASVNDNPVAVADTITTVRAGDQNVFLNVLQNDTMGPDTGETLIVTSVTTPSQGGTATVASAGTGIVYTPRTGFTGTETLTYTISDGRGGTSTATVTIVVGPAVPPPTVVGDAFTVTEDAAAAEFHVLANDTPAATGDTLTIINVTAPNGTASITSNGTRITYAPKANATGTELVVYTARSTNGGVATGTITFTITAVNDAPNAVDDSLDVLSQPNQTVNVLANDTNVDTGESYTITSVTQPASGQGTVQIGPNGKTLIYTAPSTTYTGTVTFSYTISDGSTLTDSANVTLRVLNFVPRDVGIVLDSNLQGLPITAYYASSVGASTSPVAQTIVRNSNGVQVSDVGPGEVQFVIPKLPFLTGEAQTIRVQSAFNDGDSLSNPVSVGTRDARFVDIRDFMGQNLRGGVTAAVVPNQSARWFESQGTWGTYRNVSITMNQAGTSVTLRAINPSNQSVEATLPVTDSRIQIRARDGNAMLIRLRAEPAQIFTSTSTSTSTSTNGNGEGEGGATADSVLSPTSVDAAMEQIRTSESSPSTESASSTASTPPAAPATWDTSAVPIEELDAIAQSISTGYRRGFRTR comes from the coding sequence ATGGCTCCTGTTGAGAGATCGCCCCTACAAGATCATTCGCTTTCCGAGGCAAGAAACTGGTTTCGCGCTCTCCTGCGGCGGGTTCTCGATGACGGCTCGACGAGGACAACTCGACCGATTCACTTTGAACCCCTGGAAACACGCCAATTGATGGCGTCCGACTTTTATTCCAGTGCAGCGGGCTACTCCAACGGTCTCGATTCCTCCGCATTCGGAGACTCGGCCTACTACACGAGCGGCGTCATGGACAGTTCCTCCTTGGTCGGGGAAGGAGAAGACGCGCCCAATCTGGTCGAGTTCGCCAAGGCTTTGCAGCAGGCGGGGGTACGGTTCTTCGGCGCGGACTGGTGTCCTTTGTGCACCGAGCAAAAGAATCTGTTCCAAGACGGGAAGAATTACCTCCCATTTATCGAAATGACCAACCCTGATCGCACGCGTAATGCGACGGCGATCAGCGAAAATGTGACCGAATATCCCACTTGGGAATTCGCCAATGGGACCCGTGTCACGGGGGTCCAGACCCTAGCCCAGCTTTCGGCCCTGTCGGGTGTTGCGATTCCATCCGGAAGCGATCCGACCATCGTCGAGATCCCGAACCAGACGGTTCTCAACGGATCTCCGTTGCACGTTCCTATCGACGCGTATGACCCCAACGGCGGTCCGCTGACGATCACCGTGCAGAGCAGCAACCCCTCGGTGATCGCCGCCGAGATGGTGACCAACCAGAAATCGCTCCGCTTGAATATCAACGGTTATGGCGAGATGGTCTTCCGGCTCTTCGCCGACGAGGCGCCCCGTCCGGTGTCCCGCATTGAACAGTTGGTAAACAGCGGTTTCTACAACCAGTCTGGTTCGAACAAGATTATTTTCCACCGAGTGATCGATAACTTCGTTTTGCAGGCAGGCGATCCGACCGGAACCGGCAGTGGTGGCTCTACCCTTGCCGATTTTGACGACCAGTTCGATTTCGATTTGCAGCACAACCGAACGGGGATTCTTTCCTACGCCAAGTCGGCGGACGATACCAACGATTCCCAGTTCTTCATCACCGAAGGGGCTCAACGGCACCTTGATTTCAACCACTCGATCTTTGGTCAATTGGTCGAGGGAGACGCCGTTCGCGAAGGAATCTCTCGAACGCAGGTTTCCAACTCACGGCCTGTGAACGAAATTTCGATCAACAGCGCCGAGATCTTCAATGACACCGAAAACGGAATGATCCGATTGCGGGCGCTCGCTAACACGGGGACCTCCACCATCACGGTCACTGTGACGGATTCCACAGGGCGCAGTTCGACGAGGACCTTCACCGCGACAGCTGGCGCCGATACCGCCAACGGGGGTCCCTTCCTGAGCGATATCACCGTTCCCGCTTCGATCGTCGCAGGCCAAGCCACGACGGTTCAGCTGCAAGGGAACGATGTGGAAGGGGACGCGGTTTACTACGACGCGACGCGGGTGGGATCGGTCAATTACACGTTCAATATCAACAACGACACCGGTCTTCTTACGGTGACCCCGCCGGCCAACTACACGGGCCAGCTTCAGATCTCGGTCGGCGTGCGCGCAAAGACCGGAACGCCGACGACACAGGACACGTTCGATACGCAGCTGCTGACGTTCAACGTGGTGGCCAACAATCTCTCAGCGCCGACGAGTGTCGATTTGCTGGCCAACTCCGATACCGGTTCGAGCGACTCGGACAATACCACCAGCGCACCGACCATGGAGTTTGTCGTCAATGGGACGGCGGCCGGAGCAACCGTGAATCTTCGCGTCGGGAACGATATCGTTGGGACTGCGGTCGCTACAGGCTCCACCACCACCATCACGACAGCCCTCGTGGCGCAGTTGGGAGCGGGGACGCGGAGCATCGTTGCCACGCAGACTTTGAACGGTGTCACCACTTCGCCATCTCCCGCGCTCTCGCTCACTTACGACAACACCCCACCCGCCGCCATCCCGACCAATCAATTGCCAACGAATGTGAACCTCGGTTCCACGTTGACCTACGACTTGGCCCATCCCGAGGAAGGACAAGGGCTGCGGTATGTGCTTGAAAACGCACCCGCAGGCCTATCGATCAATGCAACGACCGGCGTGATGACTTGGACTCCCAGTCAATCGCAGCTTGGTCCCCAGACCGCCTCGCTCCGTCTAACGGATACCGCCGGGAACTCTCAGGTGCAGCAAGTTGCAATCAATGTCGCGGAAGCGGCAAAGATTTCCGTGCAATTGCTACCGGTCGATTCGCAGGGGAATGTGCTGACCTCCCTCTCGCTAGGCCAAGAGTTTTTCCTACGGGTCGTCGTGAATGACTTGCGAAATACGGGCAGTCCTGCCGGAGACGGAGTTTTCTCGGCCTACATGGATATCCAGTACGATGCGAGCCGAATCGAACTCGTTGGCGATCAACCGATCGAATACAGCAATACTTTCGGCAATGGCCGAACGACGCCTAGCACCTCAACGGCGGGATTGATCGATGAGCTCGGAGCGTTCTCCAGCTTTACGGTTGGTCCTGGCCGCGATCCGCAAGTCTTGGCCGCAATCCGTATGCGTGCAAAAGCGAGCGGGCAAGCTCTCTTCTCGGCAAATCCAGCCGAAGGGGCCAGCCGTGGCTTCTCGATCTTCAAGGTGGATGGTGCGATCGATTCCGCGCTGGTGAATTTCATCCCAACTAACGTTTCCGTCGCTCAGAACTTCACGGCGGTGAACGATACGTACAACTTCAACGAAGACTCTACGAACAACACACTCAATGTTCTTGCCAACGACACCATCGTCGCGGGTTCGGGTGCCGTGCTCACCATTCAATCGGTAGGGGCGACTTCCAATGGCGGTACTGTCACGATTGCATCGAACGGACAATCGCTAACCTACGCTCCCGCCGCAAACTTCAACGGTCAAGAAACGTTCACTTACACCGTGCGTGATCAATCCGGGGCCTTGGGGACGGCGACCGTGACAGTGCAAGTCGCTTCGGTGAACGACAATCCCGTCGCGGTTGCGGACACGATTACGACAGTGAGAGCTGGGGATCAAAATGTCTTCTTGAATGTCCTGCAAAACGACACCATGGGACCTGACACAGGGGAAACCCTTATCGTCACCAGTGTCACGACGCCTTCGCAAGGCGGCACGGCCACGGTGGCATCGGCAGGGACTGGAATCGTCTATACGCCTCGAACCGGCTTCACCGGAACCGAGACGTTGACGTACACCATCAGCGATGGACGCGGCGGAACTTCGACGGCGACCGTCACGATCGTTGTCGGTCCCGCGGTACCACCTCCTACTGTCGTCGGCGATGCCTTCACCGTAACCGAGGACGCAGCGGCTGCCGAGTTCCATGTTCTTGCCAACGATACGCCGGCAGCGACCGGCGATACATTGACCATCATCAATGTGACCGCACCTAACGGTACCGCGTCGATCACCAGCAACGGCACCCGTATTACCTACGCGCCCAAAGCGAATGCGACCGGGACCGAACTGGTTGTCTATACGGCGCGCAGCACGAACGGTGGCGTCGCAACCGGCACGATCACCTTCACCATCACGGCAGTGAACGACGCGCCCAACGCGGTCGACGATAGCTTGGATGTCCTGTCCCAGCCCAATCAAACGGTCAACGTCCTGGCCAACGATACGAATGTCGATACAGGCGAGTCTTACACCATCACGTCGGTTACCCAACCAGCATCTGGGCAAGGAACTGTGCAGATCGGCCCCAATGGTAAGACCCTGATCTACACCGCTCCGAGTACCACGTACACCGGCACGGTTACTTTTTCCTACACCATCAGCGACGGAAGCACGTTAACCGATTCCGCGAATGTTACGCTGCGCGTGTTGAACTTTGTACCTCGCGACGTGGGCATCGTTCTCGATAGCAACCTGCAAGGCCTGCCAATCACTGCTTACTACGCCTCGTCGGTTGGCGCTTCGACCTCGCCGGTCGCTCAAACCATCGTTCGCAATTCGAACGGTGTGCAAGTCTCGGATGTGGGGCCTGGGGAAGTCCAGTTCGTGATTCCAAAACTGCCGTTCCTTACCGGGGAAGCCCAAACGATTCGCGTGCAGTCCGCGTTCAACGATGGAGACTCACTTTCCAATCCGGTCAGCGTCGGTACCCGCGATGCTCGATTCGTCGACATTCGGGACTTCATGGGCCAAAACCTGCGAGGGGGAGTAACCGCCGCGGTCGTCCCCAATCAATCGGCTCGCTGGTTCGAATCGCAAGGGACTTGGGGGACCTACCGAAATGTCTCTATCACCATGAACCAAGCGGGAACGTCGGTCACCCTGCGAGCGATCAATCCATCGAACCAATCGGTCGAGGCGACGCTTCCTGTCACCGATAGCCGAATCCAAATTCGAGCTCGGGATGGCAATGCAATGCTGATTCGCCTTCGCGCGGAGCCAGCGCAGATATTCACCAGTACGAGCACCAGCACCAGTACGAGCACGAATGGTAACGGCGAAGGCGAAGGGGGAGCGACAGCGGATTCTGTTCTAAGTCCTACCTCGGTGGATGCCGCGATGGAGCAAATTCGCACGAGTGAAAGTTCCCCATCCACGGAAAGTGCCTCGTCCACAGCGTCCACGCCACCCGCGGCTCCCGCGACGTGGGATACTTCGGCAGTCCCTATCGAAGAACTGGACGCTATCGCTCAGTCGATATCGACTGGGTACCGACGTGGGTTTCGAACTCGGTAA
- a CDS encoding family 16 glycoside hydrolase translates to MTPFQIAPVGSHDCMPAHASNSRGAHAHVSQHRTLWLVRLLMLCVGLTANHATIATATPQDEDFSIQGEYAGKSSAMQVIALGDDSFEIVLFGGGLPGAGWDRLDPERIEGDRDTVRRIASVRGVKKTERSSPTLGTKPPAEAMVLFDGSAESLERNWLPGAKFSEQSAGDERALLAGATTRQGFQDYSLHLEFRIPFEPQAEGQSRGNSGVYHQGRYETQVLDSFGLNPTNRDAGSIYEVSAPVFNAALPPGVWQTYDVDFTAARFDTHGNKIREATLSVRLNGQWVQRNVSVPSATRSSIQNEGPNPGPIHLQDHESPVLYRNIWLVPRDSQRDAIRPWVAGFERFQSDESASGIALLTQLRCTACHASSQSLPVPQPAPNLSSVGKRVRPDHLLAIASNPSHAKPGTTMPDLLHGLPEGERDRAGRALASYLATTGRIVDRPGDAAAAERGSKLYHSIGCVACHAPRGDEKSEALGGIPLGNLTEKYTVGSLSDFLLDPHAIRAGGAMPKLVQNRTEARDIACYLLGDRILAPSSEQFQTTVFHGEWDRLPDFSKLTPVKSGKTNGLDLSFAGRSDQFAMVFEAYLPLANAGQVRFFLGSDDGSRLLINDREVIRHDGIHPHTEKSGRVRLEAGVHRLRLEYFEGNGQESLSLEVESPDTGRVPASMLVTLDPKSEVQQELIPSQFRPDDSLVEQGKQIFFDKGCVKCHAMESKEAPSGLLQAKRLEELSGSEGCLSGKVPVGLPQYYLTREQRHVLQRALQSLRDPQSQNNALHHQLMASNCYACHQRGEIGGPEVTRDRLFLTTTQEMGNEGRVPPMIQDVGRKLKEEVLASIVANGAKDRPYMLTRMPGFGAAVSERLTHAFVKEDTIRLDGESMREKPFPPRDSEEGQELSIAGRKLVGSDGLACIKCHVFGGKSTPGIQAMDLLRMTSRLREDWFHRYMLDPTRYRPGTRMPLSFPDGKSAVTSIFHGDADKQIDALWAYLSEGTQAKSPIGLDGEAIVLTPTDRPILYRNFLEGLTPRGIAVGYPEKVNIAWDANEMALRLIWKNEFIDASKHWVGRGPGNQGPLGDSVVRIENTSPIALLESLDSKWPGGTSRQRGFRFGGYRLNEAGQPSFEYRIRDCSVTDTIIPYRPQEESETSDGETQLKRTLKIRVPSIDKLSGERVVFRIAAGEIQERPSGEYLLDDRTTVRIDGIPLQRVQIEGRVEWRAELPVGSETVITQTIDW, encoded by the coding sequence ATGACACCGTTCCAGATTGCGCCCGTAGGCTCCCACGATTGCATGCCCGCCCACGCGTCGAATTCGCGAGGGGCACATGCCCATGTTTCTCAACATCGGACGTTATGGCTTGTTCGGCTCCTAATGCTTTGTGTCGGCCTGACGGCGAACCATGCGACGATCGCGACCGCGACTCCCCAAGACGAGGACTTCTCGATCCAAGGGGAATACGCAGGAAAAAGCTCGGCGATGCAAGTCATCGCCTTGGGGGACGATTCGTTCGAGATCGTCCTCTTCGGTGGAGGCCTTCCTGGCGCCGGGTGGGATCGACTGGATCCTGAGCGGATCGAAGGTGATCGTGATACGGTCCGACGAATCGCTTCGGTGCGTGGCGTCAAAAAAACAGAGCGCTCGAGCCCGACTCTGGGTACCAAGCCTCCCGCCGAAGCCATGGTACTATTCGATGGGTCGGCGGAATCGCTAGAACGGAACTGGCTACCCGGGGCGAAGTTCAGCGAGCAATCGGCAGGGGATGAAAGGGCGCTCCTGGCCGGCGCGACGACACGACAGGGATTTCAAGACTACTCCCTTCACCTGGAGTTTCGCATTCCCTTTGAACCCCAGGCGGAAGGTCAATCCCGCGGCAACAGCGGGGTCTACCATCAAGGTCGATATGAAACACAAGTTCTCGACTCTTTTGGATTGAACCCCACGAATCGAGATGCGGGCAGTATTTATGAGGTCAGCGCTCCGGTTTTCAATGCAGCGTTGCCGCCGGGAGTTTGGCAAACGTACGATGTCGACTTCACCGCCGCGCGATTCGATACCCATGGAAACAAGATCCGTGAAGCGACATTAAGTGTTCGTCTCAACGGCCAATGGGTGCAACGAAATGTATCCGTCCCTTCGGCGACCCGTTCGTCCATTCAGAACGAAGGGCCTAACCCAGGACCGATACACCTGCAGGATCACGAAAGCCCGGTCCTCTACCGCAATATTTGGTTAGTACCTCGCGACTCCCAACGCGATGCGATACGCCCGTGGGTGGCGGGCTTCGAGCGATTTCAATCCGACGAAAGTGCGTCGGGGATTGCGCTCTTAACCCAACTTCGGTGCACCGCCTGTCACGCATCGAGTCAATCGTTGCCCGTACCGCAACCGGCGCCGAATCTCAGTTCGGTGGGGAAACGCGTCCGTCCAGATCACTTATTAGCCATTGCATCGAATCCCTCCCATGCCAAGCCGGGGACCACGATGCCGGACCTGCTGCACGGGCTCCCGGAAGGTGAGAGGGACAGAGCGGGGAGAGCCCTCGCAAGCTACCTAGCAACCACCGGCCGAATCGTCGACCGCCCTGGGGATGCAGCAGCTGCCGAACGAGGATCGAAACTCTATCACTCCATCGGATGCGTGGCATGCCATGCTCCAAGGGGCGATGAGAAGTCGGAAGCACTCGGTGGCATTCCCCTTGGGAATCTGACCGAGAAATACACGGTCGGGAGTTTGAGTGATTTCCTTTTAGACCCTCACGCTATCCGCGCCGGGGGAGCGATGCCCAAACTGGTTCAGAACCGTACCGAGGCTAGGGACATCGCATGCTATTTGCTCGGTGACCGTATTCTGGCTCCTTCCTCCGAGCAGTTTCAAACGACTGTGTTTCACGGCGAATGGGATCGATTGCCCGACTTTTCCAAATTGACTCCAGTAAAGAGCGGCAAAACAAACGGTTTGGATCTATCGTTCGCGGGGCGTTCCGATCAGTTTGCGATGGTGTTCGAAGCCTACTTACCGTTAGCCAACGCGGGACAAGTCCGTTTCTTTCTGGGCTCGGACGATGGGAGCCGACTGCTGATCAACGACCGAGAAGTGATTCGCCACGACGGTATCCATCCCCACACGGAGAAATCGGGGCGCGTGCGATTGGAAGCGGGCGTTCATCGTTTGCGATTGGAGTATTTCGAAGGAAATGGTCAGGAGTCACTCTCCCTCGAAGTCGAGTCTCCCGACACCGGCCGAGTACCCGCTTCGATGCTCGTCACGTTGGACCCGAAGAGCGAAGTGCAACAGGAGCTGATTCCTTCTCAGTTCCGACCGGATGATTCGCTCGTCGAACAAGGGAAGCAGATTTTTTTCGATAAGGGATGTGTGAAGTGCCACGCTATGGAGTCGAAAGAGGCTCCGTCCGGTCTTTTGCAAGCCAAGCGTTTAGAAGAGTTAAGCGGTTCTGAAGGTTGTTTAAGTGGGAAGGTTCCGGTTGGCCTGCCCCAGTATTACTTGACCCGTGAGCAACGACACGTCTTGCAACGGGCGTTGCAGAGCCTCCGCGACCCCCAGTCTCAGAACAATGCGTTGCACCATCAACTCATGGCATCGAACTGCTACGCCTGCCACCAGCGGGGCGAGATCGGTGGTCCGGAAGTAACGCGCGATCGGCTCTTTTTGACCACAACCCAAGAGATGGGCAACGAGGGGCGAGTACCTCCGATGATCCAAGACGTCGGGAGAAAGCTCAAAGAAGAGGTGCTGGCGAGCATTGTTGCAAATGGAGCAAAAGATCGACCTTATATGCTGACCCGAATGCCCGGGTTCGGGGCCGCAGTCTCGGAACGGTTGACCCATGCTTTCGTGAAGGAAGATACGATTCGGCTAGACGGCGAATCCATGCGAGAGAAGCCCTTTCCACCGCGAGATAGCGAGGAAGGTCAAGAGCTCTCGATCGCCGGGAGAAAACTGGTTGGCAGCGATGGGTTGGCATGTATCAAGTGCCACGTGTTTGGAGGCAAGTCGACGCCCGGTATCCAAGCGATGGATTTGCTGCGGATGACCAGTCGGCTTCGGGAAGATTGGTTTCATCGGTACATGCTCGATCCAACGCGTTACCGACCGGGGACTCGAATGCCCCTCAGTTTCCCGGATGGCAAGTCCGCAGTGACCAGTATTTTTCACGGCGATGCTGACAAACAAATCGATGCACTTTGGGCCTACTTATCCGAAGGGACGCAAGCCAAGAGCCCTATTGGCTTGGACGGGGAGGCGATTGTCCTAACTCCGACCGATCGACCGATCCTTTACCGCAATTTCCTCGAGGGACTGACGCCGCGTGGAATCGCTGTAGGCTATCCGGAAAAAGTGAATATCGCTTGGGATGCCAACGAGATGGCGCTTCGATTGATTTGGAAGAATGAGTTTATCGATGCGAGCAAGCACTGGGTGGGACGAGGACCGGGAAATCAAGGTCCGTTGGGAGATTCCGTAGTGCGCATTGAAAACACTTCTCCTATAGCCCTTCTTGAGTCACTCGACTCGAAATGGCCGGGGGGAACGAGTCGGCAGCGTGGATTCCGATTCGGCGGTTACCGGCTGAATGAAGCCGGGCAACCGAGCTTCGAATATCGAATTCGAGACTGCTCGGTTACCGATACGATCATTCCCTACCGCCCCCAAGAGGAGAGCGAAACGAGTGACGGCGAGACGCAATTGAAACGGACATTGAAAATTCGCGTTCCCTCCATCGACAAGCTATCAGGGGAGCGGGTTGTTTTTCGCATCGCCGCCGGGGAAATCCAAGAACGGCCCAGTGGCGAATACTTGCTCGATGATCGCACCACGGTGCGAATCGATGGAATACCGCTGCAGCGAGTGCAAATCGAGGGCCGCGTCGAGTGGAGAGCGGAACTCCCCGTTGGAAGCGAGACCGTGATCACACAGACAATCGATTGGTGA